The Amblyomma americanum isolate KBUSLIRL-KWMA chromosome 5, ASM5285725v1, whole genome shotgun sequence genome window below encodes:
- the LOC144135403 gene encoding cystatin-2-like, producing the protein MNALQRAAAMTTVRQAVLVLLFATATTALICCHNSTSVLVGGWTRQEPRSNPKYVDLAHYAISQQREGRKIYDTLVNLTEVYTQVVAGVNYRLVFTTAPSNCTIGKDTYSAQRCVPVEEVNGRCTAVVYEVPWTNTTGLTSYACSPTGQEQTS; encoded by the exons ATG AACGCGTTGCAAAGAGCTGCAGCAATGACTACGGTGAGGCAAGCCGTCCTCGTTCTCCTCTTCGCAACGGCGACAACCGCGCTTATTTGCTGCCACAACTCCACTTCCGTCCTTGTCGGTGGCTGGACCAGGCAGGAGCCTCGCAGTAACCCCAAATACGTCGACCTGGCCCATTATGCCATTTCCCAGCAAAGAGAAGGCCGCAAGATATACGACACGCTTGTCAACCTCACCGAAGTCTACACTCAG GTCGTGGCCGGCGTTAACTACAGGCTCGTCTTCACTACCGCTCCTTCGAACTGCACGATCGGCAAAGACACTTACTCTGCCCAGCGTTGTGTTCCAGTCGAAGAG GTGAACGGGAGGTGCACGGCTGTTGTCTACGAAGTCCCATGGACGAACACAACCGGACTCACTAGCTACGCGTGCTCTCCCACCGGTCAAGAACAGACATCCTGA